A window of Komagataella phaffii GS115 chromosome 1, complete sequence contains these coding sequences:
- a CDS encoding Putative RNA binding protein → MSFFPPQFQKTNNSQDSTGRESFDLNGQFDYPEPHNLNVESGILGRSVPQFGSVAEQDIYHGSPLDLANSMEALSLDKSGPQHFNGGFSRPINGSADSLAAPSRTVYLGNVPTDLTPKELLDHVRSGVIESCKILPEKNCAFISFLDENSAMLFHSDAILKRLTIKQNDIRIGWGNQTDLHPIVHEAVSKHNATRNVYLGHLPPDITIDEIYTDLYIYGEIEVIKVISEKRIAFVHFTSILSAVRAVQNLPLKNPKYATRKVFYGKDRCAFITKTQQHNAAQYLGLDPNLENYFLNNVDPDFISTALVQQSNAAAAIATQAGGVNNLGNRTVYLGSLQPDVTVEEVCNVVRGGILEKVRLIYEKYACFITFIDPIAAAQFFAMSSLHGLIIRNRKVKIGWGKHSGPLPNALTLAVSNGASRNLYIGGLDLDDNGEVCEGEPIKTENGPSTSKKVIECAKKLRADFEVFGEIEQINFFVEKGCAFVNFSNISNAIKAIDGIKYNKDYEGLKINFGKDRCGNIPKQFNNNHNIATNDFRRMDN, encoded by the coding sequence ATGTCATTCTTTCCTCCCCAGTTCCAAAAAACCAATAACTCCCAGGATTCAACGGGCCGTGAGTCATTTGATTTGAATGGCCAGTTTGACTATCCTGAACCTCATAATTTGAATGTCGAATCAGGGATCTTGGGTAGATCAGTACCTCAGTTTGGCTCTGTAGCCGAACAAGACATTTACCACGGAAGCCCTTTGGATTTGGCTAATAGCATGGAAGCTCTCAGCTTGGATAAATCTGGCCCACAGCACTTCAATGGGGGCTTTTCCCGGCCCATCAATGGTTCCGCCGACTCATTAGCCGCTCCATCCCGTACCGTTTATCTGGGTAACGTTCCGACTGATCTGACACCAAAGGAACTGTTGGACCATGTCAGATCGGGTGTGATTGAAAGCTGTAAGATTTTACCTGAGAAGAACTGCGCATTTATTTCATTTTTAGATGAAAACTCCGCCATGCTTTTCCACTCGGACGCTATCCTGAAAAGACTGACTATCAAACAGAATGATATTCGCATTGGATGGGGAAATCAGACAGACTTGCATCCCATCGTTCATGAAGCTGTCTCCAAACACAATGCTACAAGAAATGTTTATCTGGGACACCTTCCGCCTGACATCACCATTGACGAGATATACACTGACTTGTACATTTATGGCGAAATTGAGGTCATTAAAGTTATCAGTGAAAAAAGAATTGCATTTGTTCATTTTACTAGCATTTTGAGTGCTGTTAGAGCAGTCCAAAATCTGCCACTTAAAAACCCCAAGTACGCCACTAGAAAAGTGTTTTATGGTAAGGATAGATGTGCATTTATCACCAAGACTCAGCAACACAATGCCGCCCAATATTTGGGACTGGACCCCAACCTtgaaaattattttttgaacaatgttGATCCAGACTTTATATCAACTGCATTAGTGCAACAATCCAACGCAGCAGCTGCTATTGCCACTCAGGCTGGCGGAGTTAACAACCTGGGCAATAGAACTGTCTATCTGGGAAGCTTGCAACCAGATGTTACCGTTGAGGAAGTTTGCAATGTTGTACGTGGAGGTATATTAGAGAAGGTTAGGCTAATCTATGAGAAGTATGCCTGTTTCATCACATTTATCGATCCCATTGCTGCTGCCCAGTTTTTTGCAATGAGCAGTCTCCATGGGTTGATTATCCGTAACAGGAAAGTCAAAATTGGTTGGGGGAAACACAGTGGTCCTCTACCTAATGCCCTTACGTTGGCTGTAAGTAACGGTGCGTCTCGTAACTTGTACATCGGGGGCCTAGATCTTGATGATAATGGAGAAGTGTGTGAGGGAGAACCAATCAAGACTGAAAATGGACCAAGCACGTCTAAGAAAGTTATTGAGTGTGCTAAGAAACTACGAGctgactttgaagtttttggagagattgaacagatcaacttttttgtAGAAAAGGGATGTGCTtttgtcaacttttcaaacatCTCCAATGCAATTAAAGCTATTGATGGAATTAAGTATAACAAGGACTATGAAGGACTGAAAATtaattttggaaaggatCGTTGTGGAAATATTCCTAAGCAATTCAATAATAATCATAACATTGCAACCAATGATTTTAGGAGAATGGATAACTAA
- a CDS encoding 1-acyl-sn-gylcerol-3-phosphate acyltransferase has product MSSVVYYVKGFFALLALTSCAVYGVIASTVLSLLGKRNLSQWSTARVFYATFSTLFNIKIEVDRPEILEKLPAILVSNHQSELDVFILGKVFPKRCSMTSKKQLKWVPFLGQFMTLSGVFFLDRANKSTAISTLDTALQKLKNEKGALYIFPEGTRSYALEPKLLPFKKGAFHMAVQGGIPVIPLVASNTSSLYSPKTKTFKSGVIKIKVLDPIETKDLTKDDVADLAQEVYDKMKTAVDLLGYSPTNDQLEAETDVDTETESETGNTYTDTEEDITVPGETTQLLDK; this is encoded by the coding sequence ATGTCCAGCGTTGTCTACTATGTCAAGGGATTCTTTGCATTGCTAGCACTTACTAGCTGCGCCGTTTATGGTGTTATTGCATCTACTGTTTTGTCCTTGCTAGGCAAAAGAAACTTATCCCAATGGTCCACTGCACGGGTGTTCTATGCCACGTTTAGCActcttttcaacatcaagaTTGAAGTTGACAGACCtgaaattcttgaaaaattgcCTGCCATTTTAGTGTCAAATCACCAGAGTGAACTGGACGTCTTCATACTGGGAAAGGTCTTTCCTAAGAGATGTTCTATGACCAGTaagaaacaattgaaatgGGTTCCATTTTTAGGACAGTTCATGACCTTGAGTGGAGTGTTCTTCCTTGATAGAGCAAACAAAAGCACTGCCATCAGCACCTTAGATACCgctcttcaaaaattgaagaatgaaaagGGCGCGTTATACATTTTCCCAGAAGGCACTAGATCTTATGCCTTGGAACCAAAACTTCTTCCCTTCAAGAAAGGAGCTTTCCATATGGCTGTTCAAGGAGGCATTCCAGTGATACCTTTAGTTGCATCGAATACTTCCAGTCTTTATTCTCCTAAAACTAAAACCTTCAAGTCTGGAGTGATCAAAATCAAGGTGCTAGATCCAATTGAAACGAAAGATCTAACTAAGGACGACGTAGCCGATTTGGCTCAAGAGGTATATGATAAAATGAAGACTGCGGTTGACTTGTTGGGTTATTCTCCCACCAACGATCAGCTAGAAGCTGAGACTGACGTCGATACAGAAACTGAATCGGAGACAGGAAATACATACACTGATACGGAAGAGGATATCACCGTCCCTGGCGAGACCACTCAGCTGTTAGATAAATAG
- a CDS encoding Plasma membrane pyridoxine (vitamin B6) transporter, with amino-acid sequence MEKKASSDLELETDSKISETEKRGPVSKLLNGLNYVSKKLDSFGGESTGIERVSPDQRRTNMTRIIIHVMGLWLSGCGVSCTLGCLLAAYCSTMGPRSGLRQIVSARLFFGPWAVRFPALISAIGFVGWSVTNCVLGGQILYSVSNDKLPIEIGIVIISMISLVIAIFGIRILLHTETLISIPVFTVLILLYIIGSNEYPNYLNTVSIGDTMTIRGNFLSFFALGFSVTATWGGCASDYYTLLPENTNQLFVFFMTFFAIWIPSFTGAVLSILLGNAATVHEPWLEAYTNNSLGGLLHEIFSRWNGFGMFLLVIFFLSLITNNIINTYSGALELQLIGGPLSYFPRWFLSVVMVVIFMVCSLAGRDQFATILSNFLPMLGYWISIYFTLLLEENVIFRSNKTLIKLYQYEFSTIPGEKQDLLEGKSRPYYNFDIYLSRDRLTHGFASSLAFCFGVVGAICGMCQVYYIGPIASKIGSHGADLGMWLAIGFTAVTYPVFRYIELKKFGR; translated from the exons atggaaaaaaaagcttCCAGTGATCTGGAGTTAGAAACGGATAGCAAAATCTCGGAGACAGAGAAAAGGGGTCCAGTATCAAAGTTACTGAACGGCCTCAACTATGTCTCCAAGAAGCTAGATTCCTTTGGTGGTGAATCCACCGGTATCGAAAGAGTTTCTCCAGATCAAAGGCGGACCAATATGACGAGGATTATCATTCACGTTATGGGTCTGTGGTTATCAGGATGTGGTG TATCTTGCACATTGGGGTGTCTCTTAGCCGCCTATTGTAGTACGATGGGACCAAGGTCAGGACTACGTCAAATCGTCAGTGCTAGGTTATTTTTTGGTCCTTGGGCTGTCAGGTTCCCAGCTTTAATCAGTGCTATCGGTTTCGTTGGTTGGAGTGTGACTAATTGCGTCCTTGGGGGACAAATACTGTACAGCGTTTCCAATGACAAACTGCCCATAGAAATAGGCATTGTGATTATCTCAATGATATCGTTGGTGATTGCCATTTTCGGTATCAGAATTCTCTTGCATACTGAGACGCTTATCTCCATTCCAGTGTTCACGGTGTTAATTCTCCTGTACATCATTGGCTCCAATGAATACCCCAATTACTTGAACACTGTATCCATTGGGGACACTATGACGATCAGAGGAAACTTCTTATCATTTTTCGCTTTAGGTTTTTCTGTGACAGCTACTTGGGGAGGATGCGCTAGTGATTATTATACACTATTACCAGAAAACACCAACCAGCTATTCGTATTTTTCATGACCTTCTTTGCCATTTGGATACCTTCGTTTACTGGAGCGGTGCTGTCGATCTTACTTGGCAATGCGGCCACTGTTCATGAGCCGTGGTTGGAAGCTTATACGAACAACTCACTGGGTGGATTATTGCATGAAATTTTTTCCCGTTGGAATGGGTTTGGAATGTTCCTTTTGGTGATATTCTTCCTTTCACTTATCACAAACAATATTATTAATACCTACTCTGGAGCATTGGAACTGCAACTGATAGGTGGACCACTTTCATATTTTCCAAGATGGTTCTTGAGTGTGGTCATGGTTGTAATATTCATGGTTTGTTCTCTGGCTGGTAGAGACCAATTTGCCAcaattctttccaatttCTTGCCAATGCTGGGGTATTGGATTTCCATATACTTCACTTTACTGTTAGAAGAGAATGTCATCTTCCGGTCCAACAAAACTCTAATTAAACTTTATCAATATGAGTTCTCTACCATTCCTGGAGAGAAGCAAGATCTTCTGGAGGGCAAATCCAGACCATATTACAACTTTGACATCTATCTTTCTCGGGATAGGCTTACTCACGGATTTGCTTCTTCATTGGCGTTTTGTTTTGGTGTAGTCGGAGCAATTTGTGGAATGTGCCAAGTCTACTACATTGGACCTATAGCATCCAAGATTGGAAGCCATGGAGCTGATCTTGGTATGTGGTTAGCTATTGGATTTACTGCTGTTACATATCCGGTATTCAGATATATTGAACTAAAGAAATTTGGTAGGTGA
- a CDS encoding Subunit of the Dcp1p-Dcp2p decapping enzyme complex translates to MPKEEPITSTEQQQTFDIYRKAMTFNILSRYDPQVNQLLYLSSHCVVYEFIDNDWSKLDYQGTICLYSRKEYEKQSNIQQHSLDTKTIISNNLFQFGIIIFNRNKPENFSIGIIPNKFIANQSDKKLIVEQQNELIIVKDLLGTVYGLWVFDSKDREMIYKMLDYCINQ, encoded by the coding sequence ATGCCGAAAGAAGAGCCCATTACCTCAACAGAGCAGCAACAAACGTTTGATATCTATAGAAAGGCAATGACTTTCAACATCCTCTCGAGATACGATCCACAGGTGAACCAACTATTGTATTTATCCTCTCATTGTGTGGTCTACGAGTTCATAGATAATGATTGGTCCAAACTGGATTACCAGGGAACCATCTGTCTCTATTCCCGTAAGGAATATGAAAAACAATCAAACATTCAACAGCATTCATTGGACACGAAAACTATTATTTCAAATAATCTTTTCCAGTTCGGaattatcattttcaacagaaacaaacCTGAGAATTTCAGCATCGGGATTATTCCAAACAAGTTTATTGCAAATCAGTCCGATAAAAAGTTGATAGTGGAACAGCAGAACGAGCTCATTATTGTCAAAGATCTCTTAGGAACAGTCTACGGTCTGTGGGTGTTTGACTCCAAGGACAGGGAGATGATCTATAAAATGTTGGATTACTGCATCAACCAGTAG